A single region of the Anabaena sphaerica FACHB-251 genome encodes:
- a CDS encoding nuclear transport factor 2 family protein, producing MSHKVIDLLHAAFDKPNLQQQLHSADTAEQFVKIARENGYELSKEELASALGKVHIVFGQVVQSMMGELMAQGSPDHAETESISGTNTDLVKRLFSRGEAFDSAGFITFFTDTPVYQFGNFDVCLDKESIKKSADAFFSQIDAVYHEIKMIWEEGDAVFVEMDVTYWRKDGSVVSLPCFDIFRVEGDKFSELRIFMDVNPVFDPSIPVPESASVLTVSKGQQMLPPGTMRRHFAEHPEGKQRVAQGFIPKWSIAGPKWSIEGNTEMPSAQLAVVGELSAAIMAEDWEKVKTYLTDDLFYKVGSGAPMYGPNAVVDFFKHTFKTTAKFYGHDARKIWIEPDIITIEMDAKYEMVGSKKHVTVACCDIYRMRGNKVSEWRVYADMSPWNEAGDKTVTLEPNKDVTTVMVVFSVDPSQQQHLLDNIMTYGGSQVKYQPGFISSTLHRSLDGMRVINYTQWKTREDYENFARNSLGKAPEIFKTVPPDIHIYEIVEQTV from the coding sequence ATGTCACATAAAGTAATCGACCTGTTACACGCAGCTTTTGATAAACCCAATCTACAACAGCAACTGCATTCTGCTGACACAGCTGAACAGTTTGTGAAGATTGCTAGGGAAAATGGCTATGAATTAAGCAAAGAAGAATTGGCTTCAGCACTTGGTAAAGTTCATATAGTTTTTGGCCAAGTTGTGCAGTCAATGATGGGTGAGTTGATGGCACAAGGATCACCTGATCATGCCGAAACAGAAAGCATTTCTGGAACTAATACAGACTTAGTAAAACGCCTGTTTTCCAGAGGAGAAGCTTTTGATTCCGCAGGTTTCATTACTTTCTTTACCGACACACCAGTTTATCAATTTGGTAACTTTGATGTCTGTTTAGATAAAGAATCGATCAAAAAATCAGCCGATGCTTTCTTTAGTCAAATTGATGCGGTGTATCACGAGATCAAAATGATCTGGGAAGAAGGAGATGCGGTATTCGTAGAAATGGATGTGACATACTGGCGCAAAGATGGTTCAGTTGTTTCACTTCCTTGTTTTGATATCTTCCGAGTTGAAGGGGATAAATTCAGTGAACTGCGGATTTTCATGGATGTAAATCCTGTATTTGATCCCTCAATTCCCGTTCCTGAATCCGCGTCTGTGCTGACAGTCAGCAAAGGACAGCAAATGCTTCCTCCCGGCACAATGAGAAGACATTTTGCCGAACATCCTGAAGGTAAACAAAGAGTAGCCCAAGGATTTATTCCTAAATGGTCAATTGCTGGTCCCAAATGGTCTATAGAGGGTAATACGGAAATGCCATCAGCACAATTAGCAGTAGTTGGTGAACTATCAGCAGCAATCATGGCTGAAGATTGGGAAAAAGTCAAAACTTACCTGACAGATGATCTATTTTATAAAGTTGGTTCAGGTGCGCCAATGTATGGACCAAACGCAGTTGTAGACTTCTTTAAACACACCTTTAAAACTACAGCTAAGTTTTATGGTCATGATGCTCGGAAAATTTGGATAGAACCAGACATCATCACCATTGAAATGGATGCTAAATATGAAATGGTAGGCAGCAAGAAACACGTGACAGTAGCCTGTTGCGATATCTATCGGATGCGGGGCAATAAGGTCAGTGAATGGCGAGTTTATGCAGATATGTCTCCTTGGAATGAAGCGGGTGATAAAACTGTAACCCTTGAGCCGAACAAGGATGTAACTACAGTGATGGTTGTCTTTTCAGTAGATCCATCACAACAACAGCATCTGCTGGATAATATCATGACTTATGGTGGCTCACAGGTGAAGTATCAGCCTGGTTTCATTTCATCTACCCTACACCGGAGTCTAGATGGAATGCGGGTTATTAACTATACACAATGGAAAACGCGTGAAGACTACGAGAATTTTGCCAGGAATTCTCTAGGAAAAGCACCTGAGATATTCAAAACCGTTCCACCAGATATTCACATTTATGAAATTGTGGAACAGACTGTATAA
- a CDS encoding DJ-1/PfpI family protein: MATESKGKIGVLIEEHFDGTEFRRFNEYFPEQGYEVEYISHLWGNKELHFGSNPENDQVEYHVTVSTEVKDIEPSDYKGIICIGAYAMDRLRYQVNVKKGEKNQAPAVVFLRKAANTDNVKLGTICHSLWLFCADPDLIKGKKVTCAHNIICDVENAGADVIYEGDVTTDLVIDGNLITGKHPGMVDQFMETFVKEIEKN, translated from the coding sequence ATGGCAACTGAGTCAAAAGGTAAAATCGGCGTACTCATCGAAGAACATTTCGACGGCACAGAATTCCGCCGTTTTAATGAATATTTTCCTGAACAGGGTTATGAAGTAGAGTACATTTCTCATCTGTGGGGTAATAAAGAATTACACTTTGGTTCCAATCCCGAAAATGATCAAGTAGAATATCATGTCACTGTCAGCACAGAAGTTAAAGATATAGAACCCAGTGACTATAAAGGCATTATTTGTATCGGAGCCTATGCAATGGATAGGTTAAGATATCAAGTCAATGTTAAAAAAGGTGAAAAAAATCAAGCTCCCGCAGTTGTTTTTCTCCGAAAAGCTGCAAATACAGACAATGTAAAATTAGGTACTATTTGCCATAGTTTGTGGCTATTCTGTGCAGACCCAGACTTAATTAAAGGCAAAAAAGTAACCTGCGCTCATAACATTATCTGTGATGTCGAAAATGCCGGGGCAGACGTTATCTATGAAGGTGATGTCACTACTGATTTAGTCATTGATGGTAATCTGATTACAGGCAAGCATCCAGGAATGGTAGACCAATTCATGGAAACTTTTGTCAAAGAAATAGAGAAAAATTAG
- a CDS encoding AGE family epimerase/isomerase, whose translation MTTKVDFTFSDLIAGYVTEYDGNSDTFGLKTSDGREFQVKISPMAYAKLIQNFDEGYPDATASMRAMLLPGRYLFTYGVFYPDKDIFDAKQIVFAGRQKNDYVFEKQDWWVKQVNALGKFYLKAQFGEGEYDYRNYRTTLNLSGIQSSINFRQETDTVSRLVYGFATAFLMTGNDSFLKAAERGTEYLREHMRFVDLDEGIVYWYHGIDVQGEKEDKIFASEFGDDYYAIPAYEQIYALAGPIQTYRCTGDPRIMDDTEKTIKLFNEFFLDKGEHGGYFSHIDPLTLDPLSESLGHNKGTKNWNSVGDHAPAYLINLWLATGKQEYADMLEYTFDTIEKRFPDYENSPFVQERFFQDWSHDTTWAWQQNRAVVGHNLKIAWNLMRMQSLKPKDGYVNLAKKIADIMPDVGSDQQRGGWYDVVERTLAEGEEHYRFVWHDRKAWWQQEQAILAYQILAGILNNKEYHRLARESAAFYNAWFLDLEEGGIYFNVLANGIPYLAGGNERGKGSHSMSGYHSFELCYLAAVYTNLLITKQPMDFYFKPIPGGFPDNILRVSPDILPPGSVKIGKCEIDGEPYSNFDAEALTVTLPKTSERVKVKVQIVPV comes from the coding sequence ATGACCACAAAGGTAGATTTTACCTTTTCTGATCTCATCGCTGGATACGTTACTGAATATGACGGTAATAGCGATACCTTTGGACTGAAAACTTCTGATGGCAGAGAGTTTCAAGTTAAAATCAGCCCTATGGCCTATGCTAAGTTAATTCAAAACTTTGACGAAGGCTATCCTGATGCAACTGCCAGCATGAGAGCCATGCTATTACCCGGAAGGTATTTATTTACCTATGGGGTATTTTATCCAGATAAAGATATCTTCGATGCGAAACAGATAGTTTTTGCCGGTCGTCAGAAAAACGATTACGTTTTCGAGAAACAAGACTGGTGGGTAAAACAGGTCAATGCTTTAGGTAAATTTTACCTCAAAGCCCAATTTGGCGAAGGTGAATACGACTACCGCAACTATCGCACTACTCTCAATTTGAGTGGTATACAGTCAAGCATCAATTTCCGCCAAGAAACCGATACTGTTTCCCGTCTAGTCTATGGTTTTGCTACTGCATTCTTGATGACTGGTAATGATAGCTTCCTCAAAGCCGCTGAAAGAGGTACTGAGTACCTGCGGGAACACATGAGGTTTGTAGACTTAGACGAAGGAATTGTCTACTGGTATCACGGGATCGACGTTCAGGGAGAAAAAGAAGATAAAATCTTTGCTTCCGAATTTGGGGATGATTATTACGCTATCCCGGCTTATGAACAAATTTATGCCCTAGCAGGTCCCATCCAAACCTATCGTTGTACTGGTGATCCCCGAATTATGGATGACACCGAAAAAACAATTAAGCTTTTTAACGAGTTTTTCCTCGATAAAGGCGAACATGGCGGATATTTCTCCCACATCGATCCCTTAACTTTAGATCCCCTGAGCGAGTCATTGGGACATAATAAGGGAACAAAAAACTGGAACTCCGTCGGTGATCATGCCCCAGCTTACCTGATTAACCTCTGGTTAGCTACAGGTAAACAAGAATATGCAGATATGTTGGAGTATACCTTCGACACCATCGAAAAACGTTTCCCTGATTACGAAAATAGTCCATTTGTACAAGAACGGTTTTTCCAAGACTGGTCTCATGATACAACTTGGGCTTGGCAGCAAAATCGCGCTGTAGTTGGTCATAACCTCAAGATTGCCTGGAACTTAATGCGGATGCAAAGCCTCAAACCTAAGGATGGCTATGTCAATCTAGCTAAGAAAATTGCTGATATCATGCCAGATGTGGGTAGTGATCAACAACGTGGCGGTTGGTACGACGTTGTAGAACGCACTCTAGCTGAAGGTGAAGAGCATTACCGCTTTGTTTGGCACGATCGCAAAGCTTGGTGGCAACAAGAACAAGCAATTTTAGCCTACCAGATTCTAGCAGGCATTCTCAATAACAAAGAATATCACCGTTTGGCTCGTGAATCAGCAGCATTTTATAATGCTTGGTTCCTAGATTTAGAAGAAGGTGGCATTTACTTTAACGTTCTGGCTAATGGTATTCCTTATCTAGCTGGAGGCAACGAACGGGGTAAAGGCTCTCACTCCATGAGTGGTTATCACTCCTTCGAGTTGTGCTATTTGGCAGCAGTTTATACCAACTTGCTAATTACCAAACAGCCAATGGACTTCTACTTTAAGCCTATTCCCGGTGGATTCCCTGACAATATTCTCAGAGTATCACCAGATATTTTACCTCCTGGAAGTGTGAAAATTGGTAAGTGTGAAATCGACGGCGAACCTTACAGCAACTTCGATGCTGAAGCTTTAACCGTCACCTTACCCAAAACCAGCGAAAGGGTGAAAGTTAAAGTGCAGATTGTGCCTGTGTAA
- a CDS encoding STAS domain-containing protein, protein MEETKITINIQTTEDIEVVVLEGDIDASTAPLVTKEVLPLVAPGSKILLDMTGVEYMSSAGLRTLLTIHRQSTLKEGKLVLVGLSEEVKDTMEVTGFLEHFVTAQDLDTGLQALK, encoded by the coding sequence ATGGAAGAAACTAAAATTACGATTAATATCCAGACGACAGAAGACATCGAAGTAGTTGTGCTGGAGGGTGATATAGATGCCAGTACAGCACCATTGGTAACAAAAGAAGTTTTACCTCTAGTAGCACCAGGTAGTAAAATTCTGCTCGATATGACAGGGGTGGAATATATGTCTAGTGCAGGTTTACGAACTTTGCTGACTATACATCGGCAATCAACATTGAAAGAAGGCAAACTAGTATTAGTGGGTTTGAGTGAAGAAGTTAAAGACACAATGGAAGTAACTGGATTCTTAGAACATTTTGTCACTGCTCAAGACCTAGACACTGGATTACAAGCCCTCAAATAA
- the glgX gene encoding glycogen debranching protein GlgX: MERIDVHPTHTYEGFKLRNGKPFPFGATLVPGGVNFSIFSSYAKSCTLVLFEKHAKKPLVEIPFPEEFRIGNVYCMTVFDLDYENLEYGYRMDGPNNFQQGHWFDSSKVLMDPYAKIIGGRDVWGVTPDWNDIYHHRARIAFDDFDWENDRPLEIPPEDQVIYEMHVRSFTRHPSSGVKEKHQGTFAGIRDKIPYLKELGVNAVELMPIYEFDEFENSRPNPQTGETLYNYWGYSTVGFFAPKAGYAATGKFGMQVDELKALVKELHKNGIEVILDVVFNHTAEGNEHGPTISFRGIDNKTYYMLTPEGYYYNFSGTGNTLNCNNPIVRGIVLDCLRYWASEYHIDGFRFDLAAILGRDPWGAPLANPPLLESLAFDPILAKCKLIAEAWDAGGLYQVGSFPAYGRWAEWNGKYRDGIRKFLKGDGTVSDAAQRLQGSPDLYAWSGRAPATSINFITAHDGFTMMDLFSYNGKHNEANGENNNDGTNDNDSWNCGWEGPTDDPGINALRHRQIKNAVAMLMVSQGVPMILMGDEVGRTQYGNNNTYCHDNDLNWLDWNLLKTNADLFKFFKHCIAFRNAHPVLRNPWHFQNRDYVGSGYADITWHGTQAWNADWSDSSRTLAFMLCGKHAKLGTVEDNYVYVAMNMHWDSLWFEIPGLPVGMNWHIFANTGATSPYDSWQPGAEPVLENQSGLLMGDRSMAILVGK; encoded by the coding sequence ATGGAAAGAATTGATGTTCATCCAACGCATACTTATGAAGGGTTCAAATTACGCAACGGAAAACCATTTCCGTTTGGTGCAACCCTAGTTCCAGGAGGAGTTAACTTCTCGATTTTTTCGAGTTACGCTAAATCCTGCACTTTAGTCTTGTTTGAAAAGCACGCCAAAAAACCTTTAGTCGAAATTCCTTTTCCTGAAGAGTTTCGCATTGGTAATGTTTATTGCATGACTGTCTTTGACCTTGATTATGAAAATCTGGAATATGGCTATCGTATGGATGGTCCAAATAATTTCCAGCAAGGTCATTGGTTTGACAGCAGCAAAGTTTTGATGGACCCCTACGCCAAAATTATTGGTGGTCGGGATGTTTGGGGTGTAACTCCAGACTGGAATGATATCTATCACCACCGCGCTAGAATTGCTTTTGATGATTTTGACTGGGAAAATGACCGTCCTTTGGAAATTCCCCCAGAGGATCAAGTTATTTATGAGATGCACGTCCGCAGTTTTACCCGTCATCCCTCCTCTGGTGTGAAAGAAAAACATCAGGGTACTTTTGCAGGTATCCGGGATAAAATTCCTTACCTGAAAGAGTTGGGTGTCAATGCTGTGGAGTTGATGCCTATTTATGAATTTGATGAGTTTGAAAATAGCCGTCCTAATCCCCAAACTGGGGAAACTCTGTATAATTACTGGGGTTACAGTACCGTTGGCTTCTTCGCTCCCAAAGCTGGTTATGCTGCTACAGGTAAATTTGGGATGCAGGTGGATGAGCTAAAAGCACTGGTTAAAGAATTACATAAAAACGGGATTGAGGTAATTCTCGATGTAGTTTTTAACCACACTGCCGAAGGTAATGAGCATGGTCCGACAATTTCTTTTAGAGGGATTGACAATAAGACCTATTATATGCTTACCCCAGAAGGGTATTATTACAACTTTAGCGGTACTGGTAATACTCTCAACTGCAATAACCCCATTGTTCGGGGTATAGTTCTAGATTGTCTGCGTTACTGGGCTTCGGAATATCATATTGATGGCTTCCGGTTTGACTTGGCAGCTATTTTAGGTCGTGATCCTTGGGGCGCACCTTTAGCAAATCCTCCTCTGCTTGAATCTTTGGCTTTTGACCCGATTCTGGCAAAGTGTAAACTGATTGCTGAAGCTTGGGATGCGGGCGGTTTATACCAAGTAGGTTCTTTCCCAGCTTACGGACGTTGGGCTGAATGGAATGGTAAGTACCGTGATGGGATTCGTAAGTTTTTGAAGGGAGATGGTACGGTTAGTGATGCTGCTCAACGTCTCCAAGGTTCTCCTGATTTGTATGCTTGGTCTGGCCGCGCTCCCGCAACATCGATTAATTTTATTACGGCCCACGATGGTTTTACCATGATGGATCTGTTTTCCTATAACGGGAAACATAATGAAGCCAATGGTGAAAATAATAATGATGGCACTAATGATAATGATAGTTGGAACTGTGGTTGGGAGGGTCCAACAGATGATCCAGGCATTAATGCTTTACGCCATCGGCAAATTAAAAATGCTGTGGCAATGTTGATGGTAAGTCAGGGTGTGCCAATGATTCTCATGGGTGATGAGGTGGGGCGTACTCAATATGGTAATAATAATACTTATTGCCATGATAATGATTTGAACTGGTTAGATTGGAATCTGTTAAAAACTAATGCAGATTTGTTTAAGTTTTTTAAACACTGTATCGCTTTCCGCAACGCTCATCCAGTATTGAGAAATCCCTGGCATTTCCAAAATCGCGATTATGTAGGTAGTGGTTATGCAGATATTACTTGGCATGGAACCCAAGCCTGGAACGCTGATTGGTCTGATTCTAGCCGGACTCTGGCTTTCATGCTCTGTGGAAAACACGCCAAGCTAGGCACAGTAGAAGATAATTATGTCTACGTGGCTATGAATATGCACTGGGACTCTCTGTGGTTTGAGATTCCTGGCTTGCCTGTGGGCATGAATTGGCATATATTTGCGAATACTGGCGCTACCTCACCCTATGATAGCTGGCAACCTGGTGCAGAACCTGTGTTAGAAAATCAATCGGGATTGTTGATGGGCGATCGCTCTATGGCTATCTTGGTAGGTAAATAA
- a CDS encoding anti-sigma factor antagonist (This anti-anti-sigma factor, or anti-sigma factor antagonist, belongs to a family that includes characterized members SpoIIAA, RsbV, RsfA, and RsfB.): protein MALNVTLETSDNIAKITLVGELDASTASIFKEKVEEAAAHNPQRLVLMMQDLEYMASAGLRVLIFAKQKMGTLDIYVVGAQKDTVLETITKTGFHHSVYLLDEYDAAKIESV from the coding sequence ATGGCTTTAAACGTAACTCTAGAAACAAGTGACAATATCGCTAAAATTACCTTAGTTGGAGAACTGGATGCAAGTACAGCATCAATTTTCAAGGAAAAGGTAGAAGAAGCTGCTGCCCACAATCCTCAACGTTTGGTGCTGATGATGCAAGACTTAGAGTATATGGCTAGTGCCGGACTCCGGGTGCTAATCTTCGCTAAACAAAAGATGGGAACATTGGATATTTATGTGGTAGGCGCTCAAAAAGATACAGTTTTGGAGACAATTACAAAAACTGGTTTCCATCACAGTGTATATTTGCTAGATGAGTACGACGCTGCCAAAATAGAAAGCGTGTAG
- a CDS encoding ATP-binding protein, translated as MPICVYSRNADINPHYGFVQQPLFMETLTVSGRLDSLGAIAKYVITAAESAGLDKKATYKLRLAVDEIATNIIIHGYEEAGLEGKLDLSSNLHESTLSICIEDTGTRYDPYEMVTVEAEELNKRLDERRMGGLGVYLAIQGVDQYFYERVGDKNRNIFVVNCK; from the coding sequence ATGCCAATCTGCGTTTATTCAAGAAACGCAGATATTAACCCTCATTATGGCTTTGTACAACAACCACTGTTTATGGAAACTTTAACCGTATCGGGAAGACTAGACTCTTTAGGAGCGATCGCTAAATACGTGATCACAGCAGCTGAGTCAGCAGGATTGGACAAAAAAGCTACTTACAAGCTCCGTTTGGCAGTTGATGAAATTGCCACTAATATCATTATTCATGGTTATGAAGAAGCTGGTTTGGAAGGCAAATTAGACTTATCTAGCAATCTCCATGAATCAACTTTAAGTATTTGTATTGAAGATACAGGAACCAGATACGATCCTTACGAAATGGTGACTGTTGAGGCTGAAGAATTAAATAAGCGTTTGGATGAACGCCGGATGGGCGGGCTGGGAGTATACTTAGCAATTCAGGGCGTTGATCAATATTTTTATGAGCGTGTGGGAGATAAAAATCGTAACATCTTCGTTGTGAATTGCAAATAG
- a CDS encoding PP2C family protein-serine/threonine phosphatase: MNFNNQAQTVDYEELESLRREVAELRNEEAVFKAQSHLLEKLVSMARSSTEGEVLKAALQTTLDVATDQTNSEKGSLFLLEPSGKVADAILSRAEVTPEQRKNLIGNVLDKGLAGWVIRNRELGLIIDTENDDRWLTLPNQPYNVRSALAVPIIRGEELLGIITLLHCQPGHFSQETANLMLLTADQMALVLENARLYSKLDKYSKALDAELEKGRQIQIDFLPYQLVKLPNWEIAACFHPARQVAGDFYDTFDLPNNHVGLVIADVCDKGVGAALFMALMRSLIRVFSSETQLRGTANQVLEENQPTSGWIGESISTNLAHVKALQAVSRTNEYVAKNHWQMSMFATMFFGVLEPETGILTYINGGHEPLFILNESGVKKILKSTGPAVGMMPGMKFKIEQVQLELGDILIGYTDGVTEGKNPEGKLFTDKRLRDILEQPSTSASDLLNSIKTNLFDFTADAPQFDDITMLCVRRK, translated from the coding sequence ATGAATTTTAACAATCAGGCTCAAACAGTAGATTACGAAGAACTAGAATCACTACGCCGAGAAGTAGCAGAACTCAGAAATGAAGAAGCTGTTTTCAAGGCTCAAAGTCATTTGCTAGAGAAATTAGTATCAATGGCACGCTCTTCTACTGAAGGAGAGGTATTAAAAGCCGCATTACAGACTACATTAGATGTCGCCACGGATCAAACTAACTCTGAAAAAGGTAGTCTATTTTTACTAGAGCCTTCTGGAAAAGTAGCAGATGCGATTTTGTCACGAGCGGAAGTAACGCCAGAACAGCGCAAAAACCTGATCGGTAATGTATTGGATAAAGGTCTAGCTGGTTGGGTAATCCGTAACCGTGAACTAGGATTGATTATAGATACTGAGAATGATGATCGCTGGCTCACCTTACCTAATCAGCCTTATAATGTCCGTTCTGCTTTAGCTGTTCCCATTATTAGGGGTGAAGAATTACTAGGTATTATCACCCTGTTACACTGTCAACCAGGACATTTTAGCCAAGAAACAGCTAATCTCATGCTGCTAACTGCTGACCAAATGGCTTTAGTTTTGGAAAATGCTCGTCTGTACTCAAAACTTGATAAATATTCAAAGGCTCTTGATGCTGAACTAGAAAAGGGAAGACAGATACAGATTGATTTTCTCCCATATCAACTGGTTAAATTGCCTAACTGGGAAATTGCAGCTTGCTTTCATCCAGCCCGTCAGGTAGCTGGAGACTTCTATGATACTTTTGACCTTCCTAATAATCACGTAGGACTGGTAATTGCCGATGTATGTGATAAAGGTGTAGGAGCGGCACTATTTATGGCGCTGATGCGGAGTTTAATCCGTGTATTTTCTTCCGAAACCCAATTGCGCGGCACTGCCAATCAAGTTCTAGAAGAAAATCAGCCAACCAGTGGTTGGATTGGTGAGTCTATCTCTACAAATTTAGCTCACGTCAAGGCGCTGCAAGCAGTTTCAAGAACTAATGAATATGTTGCCAAAAATCATTGGCAAATGAGTATGTTTGCAACCATGTTCTTTGGTGTTCTAGAGCCAGAAACGGGCATACTTACTTATATTAATGGTGGACATGAACCACTTTTTATTCTTAACGAATCTGGTGTGAAGAAAATTCTTAAATCTACTGGACCAGCAGTAGGAATGATGCCGGGAATGAAATTTAAAATCGAGCAAGTTCAGCTTGAACTTGGTGATATATTGATTGGCTATACTGACGGGGTGACTGAAGGCAAAAACCCTGAGGGTAAGTTATTTACAGACAAGCGACTGCGAGATATTCTAGAGCAACCATCCACTTCTGCTAGTGACTTGCTGAATTCGATTAAAACTAATTTATTTGATTTTACTGCTGATGCACCGCAGTTTGATGATATTACAATGCTCTGTGTGCGAAGGAAATAA
- a CDS encoding 2-hydroxyacid dehydrogenase yields MKVAVFSTKTYDRQFLEAANFPIQHELVFFEPRLNRDTAILAAGFPCVCAFVHDQVDASTLEILAAGGTRLIALRCAGFNNVDLATAAKLGITVVRVPAYSPYGVAEHAVGLILSLNRKIHRAYNRVRESNFSLNGLLGFNLYERTVGIIGTGKIGLILGQIMKGFGCNLLAYDLYKNPDLEALGGKYVELPELFANSDIISLHCPLMPETHHLINSEAIAQMKPGMMIINTSRGALIDTQAVIEGLKSGQIGYLGVDVYEQESELFFEDLSGEIIQDDIFQRLTTFPNVLITGHQAFFTEEALRNIADTTFANIADIEQGRSCANEIRYQPEKALVG; encoded by the coding sequence ATGAAAGTAGCAGTTTTCAGTACAAAAACTTACGATAGGCAGTTTTTAGAAGCTGCAAATTTTCCGATTCAACATGAGTTGGTATTTTTTGAACCTCGTCTGAATCGAGATACTGCCATCTTAGCAGCTGGATTTCCCTGTGTTTGTGCATTTGTCCATGATCAAGTTGATGCTTCGACTTTGGAAATTCTCGCTGCTGGGGGAACTCGTTTGATTGCTCTACGTTGTGCAGGTTTCAACAATGTAGATTTAGCAACCGCTGCCAAGTTAGGAATTACTGTTGTCCGTGTACCTGCTTATTCACCCTATGGGGTAGCAGAACACGCTGTAGGCTTGATTTTAAGCCTAAATCGCAAAATTCACCGTGCTTATAACCGTGTGCGGGAAAGTAATTTTTCTCTGAATGGGCTGTTAGGTTTTAACTTGTATGAGCGCACAGTGGGGATTATCGGTACAGGAAAAATCGGTCTGATTTTGGGACAGATTATGAAAGGGTTTGGCTGTAATTTACTGGCTTATGATCTGTATAAAAACCCAGATTTAGAAGCTTTAGGTGGAAAGTACGTGGAACTGCCAGAACTGTTTGCCAATTCTGATATTATCTCTCTACATTGTCCCCTGATGCCGGAAACTCATCACTTGATTAATAGTGAAGCGATCGCCCAGATGAAACCTGGTATGATGATTATTAACACTAGCCGGGGTGCGTTGATTGATACCCAAGCAGTGATTGAGGGGTTGAAATCTGGTCAAATTGGTTATCTCGGTGTAGATGTTTACGAGCAAGAATCAGAATTGTTTTTTGAAGATTTGTCTGGGGAAATTATTCAAGATGATATTTTCCAACGCTTGACGACATTTCCCAATGTCCTAATTACGGGACATCAAGCTTTCTTTACAGAAGAGGCTTTGCGGAATATTGCTGACACCACTTTTGCTAATATAGCTGACATTGAACAAGGTCGTTCTTGTGCCAATGAAATCCGCTATCAACCGGAAAAGGCTTTAGTTGGTTGA
- a CDS encoding M50 family metallopeptidase — MREPKNFQPFLTQEAPPEFERMGLTWLVGAAIATAILWQFPAGDYILYPFTILATWFHEMGHGLMALMLGGNFQKLEIFSNGSGVATYTMRSTLGPIGPALVAAAGPMGPPIAGAALILASRSFKAASLSLKILGGFLLFSTLVWVRSWFGLIAVPLLGLIILGVALRTPRWVQGFAIQFLGVQACVSTYHQLNYLFSYSAGSLGLSDTAQMQRYLLLPYWFWGGLMAVASLVILVQSLRVAYRSK; from the coding sequence ATGAGGGAACCAAAAAATTTTCAACCTTTCCTGACTCAAGAAGCCCCCCCAGAATTTGAACGGATGGGGTTAACCTGGCTTGTGGGAGCAGCGATCGCCACGGCTATTCTGTGGCAATTCCCAGCAGGTGATTATATTTTATACCCATTTACCATCTTGGCGACTTGGTTTCATGAAATGGGTCACGGCTTGATGGCTCTGATGTTGGGGGGAAATTTCCAGAAATTAGAGATTTTTAGCAATGGTTCTGGTGTTGCTACTTATACTATGCGCTCAACCTTGGGTCCGATAGGTCCAGCTTTGGTTGCTGCTGCTGGTCCAATGGGTCCACCTATTGCTGGTGCAGCTTTAATTCTCGCTTCCCGCAGTTTTAAAGCCGCTTCTCTAAGTTTAAAAATCTTAGGGGGCTTTTTGCTGTTTTCTACATTAGTTTGGGTGCGTTCTTGGTTTGGCTTAATAGCGGTTCCCTTGCTAGGTTTAATTATTTTGGGAGTAGCTTTGAGAACTCCACGCTGGGTACAGGGTTTTGCAATTCAGTTTTTAGGTGTGCAAGCTTGTGTGAGTACGTACCATCAATTAAATTATCTATTTAGTTATAGTGCTGGTTCTTTAGGACTTTCCGATACAGCGCAAATGCAGCGGTATTTGCTGCTGCCTTATTGGTTTTGGGGTGGGTTGATGGCTGTGGCTTCTCTGGTGATTTTAGTGCAGAGTCTGCGGGTTGCCTATCGTTCAAAATAA